One stretch of Prinia subflava isolate CZ2003 ecotype Zambia chromosome 7, Cam_Psub_1.2, whole genome shotgun sequence DNA includes these proteins:
- the SRD5A3 gene encoding polyprenol reductase yields MLAAAWSLLAAAFLAALLLLRWAPAPRPGGAGLVIAGLFQDLIRYGKTKRGCAQPPGWLRLLQVPKRWFTHLYVVSVLWNGFLLICLFRAEFLGESLPSWIQDMHHALGRDSQSKDMGNEYFSALLVLLLLWLHSCRRLAECLWTSVFSSGVIHIVQYCFGLGYYIAVGLTVLCQVPTNVRNGKKLSVQICWYHVIGVMMYIWASLHQHRCLAILANLRKSRSGKVVSLSHSVPFGDWFESVSCPHYFAELLIYVSMAITLGIHNVTWWCVVMYVFFNQALAAVLCHEFYQKNFSSYPKHRKAFIPLVF; encoded by the exons ATGCTGGCGGCCGCCTGGTCCCTGCTGGCCGCCGCCTTCCTggcggcgctgctgctgctccggTGGGCCCCGGCGCCGCGGCCCGGTGGCGCTGGGCTGGTGATCGCCGGCCTCTTCCAGGACCTCATTCGCTACGGGAAGACGAAGCGCGGGTGCGCGCAGCCGCCGGGCTGGCTGCGGCTCCTGCAGGTGCCCAAGAG GTGGTTTACTCACTTGTATGTGGTTTCTGTGCTCTGGAATGGTTTTCTGCTGATCTGTCTTTTCCGAGCTGAGTTCCTTGGAGAGTCACTCCCATCATGGATTCAGGACATGCACCATGCTCTTGGCAGAGATTCTCAGAGCAAGGACATGGGCAA TGAGTACTTCTCTGCGCTCCTGGTCCTCTTGCTCCTTTGGCTGCATAGCTGTCGCAGACTTGCAGAGTGCCTGTGGACCAGTGTGTTTTCCAGTGGTGTCATTCACATCGTGCAGTATTGCTTTGGACTTGGTTACTACATTGCTGTTGGCTTGACTGTGCTGTGTCAAGTGCCTACAAATGTCAGGAATG GAAAAAAGCTTTCTGTTCAGATCTGCTGGTATCACGTTATAGGAGTTATGATGTACATTTGGGCCTCTCTTCACCAACACAGATGCCTTGCAATTCTAGCTAATCTTAGAAAAAGCAGATCAG GAAAGGTTGTAAGTCTAAGCCACAGTGTACCTTTTGGAGACTGGTTTGAGAGCGTTTCTTGCCCTCATTATTTTGCAGAGCTCCTCATATATGTTTCTATGGCCATCACACTTGGAATTCACAATGTGACGTGGTGGTGTGTAGTGATGTATGTTTTTTTTAACCAGGCACTGGCTGCTGTTTTGTGTCATGAGTTTTATCAGAAAAACTTCAGCTCCTACCCAAAACATCGAAAAGCATTTATACCACTTGTTTTTTAG